One part of the Lytechinus pictus isolate F3 Inbred chromosome 3, Lp3.0, whole genome shotgun sequence genome encodes these proteins:
- the LOC129257478 gene encoding pyruvate dehydrogenase E1 component subunit beta, mitochondrial-like has translation MALAGKLRLARKIIPSPFARRCLGTSSPASAQQTVRDALNSALDEEIARNDKVLLMGEEVALYDGAYKVSKGLHAKWGDKRVIDTPITEMGFAGIATGAAMAGLRPVCEFMTFNFAMQAIDQVINSAGKTFYMSAGAVPVPIVFRGPNGAAAGVAAQHSQCFAAWYGHVPGLKVISPFSSEDCKGLLKAAIRDDNPVVFLENELLYGRPFEMSEEAMQDDFVLPIGKAKIEKEGTHVTLVAHSMGVLRSLEAAQILAEDGISCEVINLRTIRPMDEEAIFNSVKKTNHLVTVEGGWPQFGVGAEIIAKVMESDAFDYLDAPVVRVTGADVPMPYAASLEQASLPQVTNIINSVKRILNVGAAQGQMKS, from the exons ATGGCTCTTGCTGGAAAGCTGCGGCTTGCTCGGAAG aTAATCCCAAGTCCCTTTGCTAGAAGATGTCTGGGTACTTCTTCCCCGGCTTCTGCTCAG CAAACGGTGAGAGATGCCCTCAACTCGGCCCTGGATGAGGAGATTGCCCGGAATGACAAAGTTCTCCTAATGGGTGAAGAAGTGGCCCTCTATGATGGTGCGTACAAGGTCTCCAAGGGGCTCCATGCCAAGTGGGGCGATAAGAGGGTTATTGACACACCCATCACTGAGATGGGCTTCGCTGGCATCGCTACCGGAGCTGCAATG gCTGGTTTGAGACCTGTATGTGAGTTTATGACCTTCAATTTTGCCATGCAAGCCATTGATCAGGTTATCAATTCTGCAGGGAAGACTTTCTACATGTCAGCTGGTGCG GTTCCAGTGCCCATTGTATTCAGAGGTCCTAACGGAGCTGCAGCAGGTGTGGCCGctcaacattcacagtgcttcgcTGCATGGTACGGCCATGTACCAGGTCTCAAGGTCATCAGTCCCTTCTCATCAGAAGACTGTAAAGGACTCCTCAAAGCTGCTATCAGAGATGATAACCCAG TGGTATTCCTTGAGAATGAGCTCTTGTATGGCAGGCCATTTGAGATGTCAGAAGAGGCCATGCAGGATGACTTCGTTCTACCGATTGGAAAGGCCAAGATTGAGAAAGAGGGGACACATGTGACACTTGTTGCTCACAGTATGGGTGTGTTGAGGTCACTTGAGGCTGCACAAATTCTAGCTGAAGATGGAATATCTTGCGAG GTGATCAACCTGCGAACCATCAGACCTATGGACGAGGAAGCCATCTTCAACTCAGTCAAGAAAACCAATCATCTTGTTACCGTCGAAGGAGGGTGGCCACAATTTGGAGTCGGCGCTGAAATCATCGCTAAAGTCATGGAAA GTGACGCATTTGACTACTTGGACGCACCTGTTGTAAGAGTCACCGGCGCTGATGTACCCATGCCCTATGCAGCCTCATTGGAACAGGCCAGTCTTCCTCAAGTCACTAACATCATTAATTCCGTCAAAAGGATACTGAATGTAGGTGCTGCCCAGGGGCAAATGAAGAGTTAA